The sequence below is a genomic window from Rhizobium sp. NXC14.
CCATATGCATCAGACAGCGCTGTCCCCCGTTCCAACTCGAAAGGAAGTTCCATGAGCGATCTTGGAAAGGAATATCGTATTGCCGGCGCGACAGTGAGAAAAGTGCAGGAGCAGTATCTGCACAACGTCCCGCCCTCGTTTCTCTACCCGACTGCCGGATCTGAAGAGATCAAGGCTGTCGAGCCGCGGCTTTCCGCCGTCGATATGGAAGAGGGCCGCGATGCCCTTGTCGTGAGCATTCACAGCTGGCTTGTCATGACGCCCGACCACGTCATCCTCATCGACACGGGTTCGGGTAACGACAAGGAAAGACCGCGCAATCCCGCCTTCCATCAGCAGACCATTCCGTTTCTCGACAGGCTGCGTCAGGCGGGTGTAGAGCCCGAAGATGTCGACTTCGTCATAAATACCCATCTTCACGTTGATCATTCCGGCTGGAATACCGTGCTCGAGGACGGAAGATGGACCCCCACTTTCAAAAATGCGCGTTACGTCTTCCCGCGCGCCGAGCAGGAATATTACGCGTCGACGGCGAGCCACAACGACGTCAACATTCCGAGTGCCGGCGTCTATGAAGACAGCGTGCGGCCTGTGATTGAGGCGGGGCTTGCCGATGTCATCGACGGCGCAGGTGGTCCTTTCCTGGATCGATTTACCTTCCTGCCGACGCCTGGCCACAGCATCGGCCATATGTCCGTTCTGCTCGAAGCGGACAATCAAGCGGCAATCTTCGCGGGAGATGTCACGCACCATCCGATCCAGGTGGAGCGGCCCGACCTCAACACGGTCTTCTGCGAATTCCTGGATCAGGCTGCCCAGTCGAGACGCCGTGTCCTCGAACTGGCAGCCGATAATCGCGCCCTGTACTTCTCCACCCATTTCCCCGGTTCGTCTGCCGGATATGTCACCCGCGACGGCGAAAAATTCAGGTGGTCCTATGTCTAAGAACAATCTTGCATCTTCAGCTTTTGACCGCGGCGAGATCGTATTCGAGGAGCATTACATCGATAGCGGAACCGAAGGCATCAAGCTCTATCTCCGCAATAAGCGAAAGAAGGGGCACGAAGACTTTCTCGCGCAGAAAACAATCGTGATGGTGCATGGGGCGACCTTCTCGTCCGGAAGTCTCTACGACGTACCCTTCAACGGGATGTCCTTCATCGACTTCCTCGCTCATCGCGGCTTCGATGTCTTTGCGGTCGATGTCCGGGGCTATGGAAAATCAACCCGCCCGCCGGAAATGCAGGCGAACCCCGACCTCAACCTGCCGCTTGTCGCCACCGACACCGGCGTCGCCGATTTCGCAACGGCTGTCGATTTCGTTCTCCGGCTTCGCGGCCTGAGGGCCGTCAACGTCTTCGCAATGTCGTGGGGCGGTACCGTTGCCGGCGCATATGCTGCGCGCAACCCAGACAAGGTCGTCAAGCTGGCACTGCTCGCGCCGCAATGGCTGAGTGACGTTCCCATCCCCATCGATCAGGGTGGCGCCCTCGGCTCCTACAGGCTTGTTCCGGTCCATGCGGCCCTGGCGCGCTGGCTGGGCACCGCACCCGAATACGCGCGTGAACGTCTCGTGCCCGAGGGCTGGTTCGACCTCTGGGCCGAATTGACCCTCTCGGAGGAGACGTCGCAGGCCGACAGGGAGTTAGGCAGACTGCGAGCCACCAACGGGCCGATCCAGGACATCCGAACCTATTGGAGAGCTGGAAACCCCTATTATCGGCCGAGCGAGATTCGCGCGCCGGTGCTGCTGTTACACGGCGAATGGGACATCGATGTTCCGCTTGACCTGGCACGGGCCTATTTCGAGCAACTGACCGGCGCCTCCTACAGGCGATGGGTAGAAATCGGGGAGGCAACGCATCTCGCCCTCATGGAGTGCCACCGCATGCAGGCCTATTCCGAGATCGCCCACTTCTTCGATGAAGCATTCAAACCGGAATAGAGTCTGAACGACAGGGCTCCGGGAGCGCATCCGGAGCCCACTTCCTCCCTCAAGCCGGCCGCGTTCACGGCCATCAAACCAGTCGTTCCCATGACAATTCTGATCACCGCCATTTTGGATGCCGGACGAAGTGCCGTCGACATCGCAATATTCACCTTTCTGCCGCTCATGATCGTGACGTTTTCGCTGATGCGCTACCTCGAGGGAGTGAGTGCACTGCGATCGATCGCCGACAAGGCCAACCCGCTCTTCAGACTTTTCGGTCTGGACGCTTTCGGGGCCCTAGCAATCATCCAGCTCAGCCTCGTCAGTTCGGCTGCCCCGATCGCCGCCCTGTCGCTGATGGCGCACAAAAGAAGATCGGAGAAATTTATGGCCGCAGCCTTTGCCGCGGTGCTTGCGGCCGCGCCGGCGAATGCCAGTTTTCCGCTCGCAAGCCTCGGGGTCGATCCGGGTTTGATCATCGTAAACGGCATTTGCGGAGCGCTCGTTGCGTCCACTCTCGCCTGTTGGATCGTTGGACGCCGTTCCTTGCCCGGAAAGATCTGTTCCTGCGACAGGGCGGATGACCGCGACGTCGCAAGGCGCGATCTGCTGGCTGCGATCAATCGCGGCGGCGCGGATGCCATTGGCGTCATTTCTGCGATCCTGCCGATGCTCGTGATCTCACTTGCTCTGGTAAGGCTTACCGAGAGCACAGG
It includes:
- a CDS encoding alpha/beta fold hydrolase, which encodes MSKNNLASSAFDRGEIVFEEHYIDSGTEGIKLYLRNKRKKGHEDFLAQKTIVMVHGATFSSGSLYDVPFNGMSFIDFLAHRGFDVFAVDVRGYGKSTRPPEMQANPDLNLPLVATDTGVADFATAVDFVLRLRGLRAVNVFAMSWGGTVAGAYAARNPDKVVKLALLAPQWLSDVPIPIDQGGALGSYRLVPVHAALARWLGTAPEYARERLVPEGWFDLWAELTLSEETSQADRELGRLRATNGPIQDIRTYWRAGNPYYRPSEIRAPVLLLHGEWDIDVPLDLARAYFEQLTGASYRRWVEIGEATHLALMECHRMQAYSEIAHFFDEAFKPE
- a CDS encoding MBL fold metallo-hydrolase; translated protein: MSDLGKEYRIAGATVRKVQEQYLHNVPPSFLYPTAGSEEIKAVEPRLSAVDMEEGRDALVVSIHSWLVMTPDHVILIDTGSGNDKERPRNPAFHQQTIPFLDRLRQAGVEPEDVDFVINTHLHVDHSGWNTVLEDGRWTPTFKNARYVFPRAEQEYYASTASHNDVNIPSAGVYEDSVRPVIEAGLADVIDGAGGPFLDRFTFLPTPGHSIGHMSVLLEADNQAAIFAGDVTHHPIQVERPDLNTVFCEFLDQAAQSRRRVLELAADNRALYFSTHFPGSSAGYVTRDGEKFRWSYV